A section of the Streptomyces sp. Je 1-369 genome encodes:
- a CDS encoding sugar ABC transporter permease, whose translation MSDLAKTPKAPADAPPEAQPSAAPSPAVDPRLLVREEGLAGYWTEFKRKMRGGELGSLPVVIGLIVIAIIFQLKNEHFLDASSLANIAVFTSGLGIMAVGIVFVLLLGEIDLSVGSVAGMGAAVWAVLSVTHELNDWLSVLIAILSGLVIGCLHGFFFAKIGVPAFVVTLAGFLGWSGLQIWLMGGEGSINTPEGSVVEDLTGHFFAEKGAAYGLAAVAIIAYAGSLLLDSKRRKTAGLPSRPVSEIVLRTVVVAVLAGGAAYELNEPEGARGLPLALVLFLAVLVIADFVARRTTFGRQVFAVGGNAEAARRAGINVDRVRIIVFGISGMLAAFGGLFIASLSGGATKSLGGGNTLMMVIAAAVIGGTSLFGGRGKVWSALLGMLVIQSIQQGLNMLGMASEIQYMITGAVLLAAVVIDSVSRRTQKSAGRA comes from the coding sequence GTGAGCGACCTCGCCAAGACCCCCAAGGCCCCCGCCGACGCGCCGCCCGAGGCCCAGCCCTCGGCCGCGCCGTCCCCCGCGGTCGACCCGCGCCTCCTCGTCCGCGAGGAGGGCCTGGCAGGCTACTGGACCGAGTTCAAGCGCAAGATGCGCGGCGGCGAGCTCGGCTCGCTGCCCGTCGTCATCGGCCTGATCGTCATCGCGATCATCTTCCAGCTGAAGAACGAGCACTTCCTGGACGCGAGCAGCCTCGCGAACATCGCCGTCTTCACCTCCGGCCTCGGCATCATGGCCGTCGGCATCGTCTTCGTCCTGCTGCTCGGCGAGATCGACCTGTCGGTCGGCTCGGTGGCCGGCATGGGCGCGGCCGTATGGGCCGTGCTGAGCGTCACGCACGAGCTGAACGACTGGCTCTCGGTCCTCATCGCCATTCTGTCCGGGCTGGTCATCGGCTGTCTGCACGGGTTCTTTTTCGCCAAGATCGGCGTGCCCGCCTTCGTGGTCACCCTCGCGGGCTTCCTCGGCTGGAGCGGTCTGCAGATCTGGCTGATGGGCGGCGAGGGCAGCATCAACACGCCCGAAGGCAGTGTCGTCGAGGACCTGACCGGGCACTTCTTCGCCGAGAAGGGCGCGGCGTACGGTCTCGCGGCCGTCGCGATCATCGCGTACGCCGGTTCCCTGCTCCTCGACAGCAAGCGCCGCAAGACCGCCGGGCTCCCGTCCCGGCCGGTCAGCGAGATCGTCCTGCGCACGGTCGTCGTGGCCGTCCTCGCGGGCGGCGCGGCGTACGAGCTGAACGAGCCGGAGGGCGCCCGCGGCCTGCCGCTGGCCCTGGTGCTCTTCCTCGCCGTCCTGGTGATCGCGGACTTCGTGGCCCGGCGCACCACCTTCGGCCGCCAGGTCTTCGCGGTCGGCGGCAACGCGGAGGCCGCGCGGCGCGCGGGCATCAACGTGGACCGCGTCCGGATCATCGTCTTCGGCATCTCCGGCATGCTCGCCGCCTTCGGCGGCCTCTTCATCGCCAGCCTCTCGGGCGGCGCCACGAAGAGCCTGGGCGGCGGCAACACGCTGATGATGGTGATCGCGGCGGCGGTCATCGGCGGCACGAGCCTCTTCGGCGGCCGCGGCAAGGTGTGGTCCGCGCTGCTCGGCATGCTGGTGATCCAGTCGATCCAGCAGGGCCTGAACATGCTCGGCATGGCCAGCGAGATCCAGTACATGATCACCGGTGCGGTCCTCCTGGCCGCGGTGGTCATCGACTCCGTCTCGCGCCGCACGCAGAAGAGCGCGGGTCGCGCCTAG
- the dxs gene encoding 1-deoxy-D-xylulose-5-phosphate synthase: MPLLTRITGPRDLDRLSPEELNQLAGEIRSFLVDAVAKTGGHLGPNLGVVELTIALHRVFESPQDKVLFDTGHQSYVHKLLTGRQDFAKLRSKGGLSGYPSRAESDHDVIENSHASTVLGWADGLAKANEVRGKDDHVVAVIGDGALTGGMAWEALNNIAAAKDRPLVIVVNDNERSYAPTIGGLANHLATLRTTDGYERFLARGKDFLERTPVVGKPLYETLHGAKKGLKDFIAPQGMFEDLGLKYVGPIDGHDIEALESALQRAKRFGGPVIVHCLTEKGRGYQPAEQDEADHFHGIGPIHPDTGLPIAASGMDWTSVFGEEMVKLGREREDIVAITAAMLQPVGLKRFADEFPDRVYDVGIAEQHAAVSAAGLASGGLHPVFAVYATFLNRAFDQLLMDVALHKCGVTFVLDRAGVTGTDGASHNGMWDMSILQCVPTLRIAAPRDADQVRLQLREAVEVDDAPTVVRYSKGAVGPAVKAVDTVGGMDVLRKAGTKKPDVLLVSVGALAPMCLEIADLLNKQGITTTVVDPRWVKPVDEAMAPLAEQHRVVVTVEDNSRAGGVGSAIAQSLRDAGVDVPLRDFGIPPRFLDHASRKEIMAEIGLTAPDISRQVTGLVAKLDGRYERHTAAAVDSVDSVEPARD, encoded by the coding sequence GTGCCGCTGCTGACCCGCATCACGGGACCGCGCGATCTGGACCGTCTCAGCCCGGAGGAGCTGAACCAGCTGGCCGGAGAGATCCGCAGCTTCCTCGTCGATGCCGTCGCCAAGACCGGCGGCCACCTCGGGCCGAACCTCGGCGTGGTCGAGCTCACCATCGCCCTGCACCGCGTCTTCGAGTCCCCGCAGGACAAGGTCCTCTTCGACACCGGCCACCAGAGCTACGTGCACAAGCTGCTCACCGGCCGCCAGGACTTCGCCAAGCTGCGCAGCAAGGGCGGCCTCTCCGGCTACCCCTCGCGCGCCGAGTCCGACCACGACGTGATCGAGAACAGCCACGCCTCCACCGTCCTCGGCTGGGCCGACGGCCTCGCCAAGGCCAACGAGGTCCGCGGCAAGGACGACCACGTCGTCGCCGTCATCGGTGACGGCGCGCTGACCGGCGGCATGGCCTGGGAGGCGCTGAACAACATCGCCGCCGCCAAGGACCGCCCCCTGGTCATCGTCGTCAACGACAACGAGCGGTCCTACGCGCCGACGATCGGTGGCCTCGCCAACCATCTGGCGACGCTGCGCACCACCGACGGCTACGAGCGGTTCCTGGCCCGCGGCAAGGACTTCCTGGAGCGCACGCCCGTCGTCGGCAAGCCGCTCTACGAAACCCTGCACGGCGCCAAGAAGGGCCTGAAGGACTTCATCGCCCCGCAGGGCATGTTCGAGGACCTCGGCCTGAAGTACGTCGGCCCGATCGACGGCCACGACATCGAGGCCCTGGAGTCCGCCCTGCAGCGCGCCAAGCGCTTCGGCGGCCCGGTCATCGTGCACTGCCTCACCGAGAAGGGCCGCGGCTACCAGCCCGCCGAGCAGGACGAGGCCGACCACTTCCACGGCATCGGCCCCATCCACCCCGACACGGGCCTGCCCATCGCCGCCTCCGGCATGGACTGGACCTCCGTCTTCGGCGAGGAGATGGTCAAGCTCGGCCGGGAGCGCGAGGACATCGTCGCGATCACCGCGGCCATGCTGCAGCCGGTCGGCCTGAAGCGGTTCGCCGACGAGTTCCCCGACCGGGTCTACGACGTGGGCATCGCCGAGCAGCACGCCGCCGTCTCCGCCGCGGGCCTGGCCAGCGGCGGCCTGCACCCCGTCTTCGCGGTGTACGCGACCTTCCTCAACCGCGCCTTCGACCAGCTCCTCATGGACGTGGCGCTGCACAAGTGCGGCGTCACCTTCGTCCTGGACCGGGCCGGAGTCACCGGCACGGACGGCGCCTCGCACAACGGCATGTGGGACATGTCGATCCTCCAGTGCGTGCCGACGCTGCGGATCGCCGCGCCGCGCGACGCCGACCAGGTCCGCCTCCAGCTGCGCGAGGCCGTCGAGGTCGACGACGCCCCGACCGTCGTGCGGTACTCGAAGGGCGCCGTCGGCCCCGCGGTCAAGGCCGTCGACACGGTCGGCGGCATGGACGTACTGCGCAAGGCGGGCACGAAGAAGCCGGACGTCCTGCTCGTCTCCGTCGGCGCGCTCGCACCCATGTGCCTGGAGATCGCCGACCTCCTGAACAAGCAGGGCATCACCACGACCGTGGTCGACCCGCGCTGGGTCAAGCCGGTCGACGAGGCCATGGCGCCGCTCGCCGAGCAGCACCGCGTCGTCGTCACGGTCGAGGACAACTCCCGCGCGGGCGGTGTCGGCTCGGCCATCGCGCAGTCCCTGCGCGACGCGGGCGTCGACGTGCCGCTGCGCGACTTCGGCATCCCGCCGCGCTTCCTCGACCACGCGTCCCGCAAGGAGATCATGGCGGAGATCGGCCTGACCGCCCCGGACATCTCCCGTCAGGTGACGGGCCTGGTCGCCAAGCTCGACGGACGGTACGAGCGGCACACCGCGGCCGCGGTGGACTCCGTGGATTCCGTGGAGCCCGCCCGCGACTGA
- a CDS encoding amino acid permease, with amino-acid sequence MSGTTSVGGTPVSSTLFRTKSVEQSIKDTEEPEHALKKSLSALDLTVFGVGVIIGTGIFVLTGKIAKETAGPSVALAFVVAGLVCALAALCYAEFASTVPVAGSAYTFSYASLGEFPAWIIGWDLILELALGCAVVAVGWSGYLRSLLDTAGMHLPQALSGTHEGQFGFDLLAAVLVLVLTGILVAGMKLSSRVTNVIVAVKVTVVLLVIVVGAFLVTGANYDPFVPPTEHVEGGGGITAPLVQLLFGFTPSHFGVMGIFTAAAVVFFAFIGFDIVATAAEETRNPQRDVPRGILGSLLICTILYVAVSVVVTGMQKYTDLSTDAPLADAFKAVGHPFWSGVISFGAAVGLTSVCMILLLGQTRVFFAMSRDGLLPQSFSKVHPKFGTPYRSTILLGAIVAVVAGFTSIDELAELVNIGTLFAFVVVALGVILLRKQRPDLPRAFRTPLVPLVPILSVLASFWLMLNLPAETWLRFGVWMVLGVVVYFVYGRSHSRLHQRDPHANDAR; translated from the coding sequence ATGTCGGGGACGACAAGCGTGGGAGGTACGCCCGTGAGCAGCACCCTCTTCAGGACGAAGAGCGTCGAGCAGTCCATCAAGGACACCGAGGAACCGGAGCACGCGCTCAAGAAGTCGCTGTCCGCCCTCGACCTCACGGTCTTCGGCGTCGGCGTCATCATCGGCACCGGCATCTTCGTACTGACCGGAAAGATCGCCAAGGAGACGGCGGGGCCCTCGGTCGCACTCGCCTTCGTCGTCGCCGGGCTCGTCTGCGCCCTCGCGGCGCTCTGCTACGCCGAGTTCGCGTCGACCGTGCCGGTCGCAGGATCCGCGTACACCTTCTCGTACGCCTCACTCGGCGAATTCCCGGCCTGGATCATCGGCTGGGACCTGATCCTGGAGCTCGCGCTCGGCTGCGCGGTGGTCGCGGTCGGCTGGTCCGGATATCTGCGCTCGCTCCTCGACACCGCGGGCATGCACCTGCCGCAGGCACTGAGCGGGACACACGAGGGACAGTTCGGCTTCGACCTGCTCGCCGCCGTCCTCGTGCTCGTCCTCACGGGCATCCTGGTCGCCGGAATGAAGCTTTCCTCACGGGTCACCAACGTCATCGTCGCCGTCAAGGTCACCGTGGTGCTCCTGGTCATCGTCGTCGGCGCGTTCCTCGTCACGGGCGCCAACTACGACCCGTTCGTCCCGCCCACCGAGCACGTCGAGGGCGGCGGCGGCATCACCGCGCCGCTGGTCCAGCTGCTCTTCGGCTTCACGCCCTCGCACTTCGGCGTCATGGGCATCTTCACCGCGGCCGCCGTGGTCTTCTTCGCGTTCATCGGCTTCGACATCGTCGCGACCGCCGCCGAGGAGACCCGCAACCCGCAGCGCGACGTGCCCCGCGGCATCCTCGGCTCGCTGCTCATCTGCACGATCCTGTACGTCGCCGTCTCCGTCGTCGTCACCGGTATGCAGAAGTACACCGACCTCTCCACCGACGCACCGCTCGCGGACGCCTTCAAGGCCGTCGGGCACCCCTTCTGGTCCGGCGTGATCAGCTTCGGCGCGGCCGTCGGACTCACCTCCGTCTGCATGATCCTGCTGCTCGGCCAGACCCGCGTGTTCTTCGCCATGAGCCGCGACGGCCTGCTCCCGCAGTCGTTCTCCAAGGTCCACCCGAAGTTCGGCACCCCCTACCGCTCGACGATCCTGCTCGGCGCGATCGTCGCCGTCGTCGCCGGGTTCACCTCCATCGACGAGCTCGCCGAACTGGTCAACATCGGCACCCTGTTCGCCTTCGTCGTGGTCGCCCTCGGCGTCATCCTGCTCCGCAAGCAGCGCCCCGACCTGCCGCGCGCCTTCCGCACCCCGCTGGTCCCGCTCGTGCCGATCCTGTCGGTCCTCGCGTCGTTCTGGCTGATGCTGAACCTGCCGGCGGAGACCTGGCTGCGGTTCGGCGTCTGGATGGTCCTCGGCGTCGTCGTCTACTTCGTGTACGGGCGCTCGCACAGCCGTCTCCACCAGCGTGACCCGCACGCGAACGACGCACGGTAG
- a CDS encoding ArnT family glycosyltransferase, producing MVAPPSASPRSVRHLRVPGPREEYVAEGGVRRPGPYWARLLPPLAALACVTRLPSFRWPLWNPDEGYLAVQAQILAHGGALYETVVDRKPPLVPWLYAGAFALFGDGSLLPLKVLAVAAQLLTAVLLVSLARRRWGDGAGRTAGVLYLLISIGLNPEDTQAAAFEVFMLPCTAAAMWCADRRRWGAAGAAVACAFLAKQTGGAVLLPVCWLLWRAGAHRRDTVRLTAGLGVPVLAAALLTTPTGFVFWTVTGSGAYASFTGSELHVLGRGLVNAAILTSACAGIVAPVVRVLRIARTGAPELWLWLASSVAAVLLGFHFFGHYYLQLMPPLALLGTAALQILPRERTVRAIVVSACACAVFLGWGLLAPRPELAHATRLAETVRAHTAPDDRVLFWGIHPEAYWLADRAPASRYLTAGLLTNYSGGRNGPQVGEKYAVDGAWPVFREELRSHPPAVVVDDSQGKRFSPDRVPALRRFLAVGYEPVLRTGGAVVYVRVAG from the coding sequence ATGGTCGCGCCGCCCTCGGCGTCACCGCGCTCCGTACGCCACCTCCGGGTGCCGGGCCCGCGAGAGGAGTACGTCGCCGAAGGCGGTGTCCGGCGCCCCGGCCCCTACTGGGCCCGCCTGCTGCCGCCGCTCGCCGCCCTCGCGTGCGTGACGCGGCTGCCCTCCTTCCGGTGGCCGCTGTGGAACCCCGACGAGGGGTACCTCGCCGTGCAGGCGCAGATACTGGCGCACGGCGGTGCGCTCTACGAAACCGTCGTCGACCGCAAGCCGCCGCTCGTCCCCTGGCTGTACGCGGGCGCCTTCGCGCTCTTCGGCGACGGCTCGCTCCTCCCGCTCAAGGTGCTCGCGGTCGCCGCGCAGCTCCTGACGGCGGTGCTTCTGGTCTCGTTGGCCAGGCGCCGCTGGGGGGACGGAGCGGGGCGCACGGCCGGCGTGCTGTACCTCCTGATCTCCATCGGCCTCAACCCCGAGGACACCCAGGCCGCCGCCTTCGAAGTCTTCATGCTGCCGTGCACGGCCGCCGCCATGTGGTGCGCCGACCGGCGCCGCTGGGGAGCCGCAGGCGCCGCGGTGGCCTGCGCGTTCCTCGCCAAGCAGACCGGGGGAGCGGTGCTGCTCCCGGTCTGCTGGCTGCTGTGGCGGGCCGGGGCGCACCGCCGCGACACGGTGCGCCTGACAGCCGGACTCGGCGTGCCCGTCCTCGCCGCGGCCCTCCTGACGACCCCCACGGGCTTCGTCTTCTGGACGGTGACGGGCTCGGGGGCCTACGCCTCCTTCACCGGCTCCGAACTCCACGTACTGGGGCGGGGATTGGTCAACGCGGCGATCCTCACGTCGGCCTGCGCGGGGATCGTCGCGCCCGTCGTACGCGTCCTGCGCATCGCCCGCACCGGCGCCCCCGAACTCTGGCTCTGGCTCGCCTCGTCCGTGGCCGCCGTACTGCTCGGCTTCCACTTCTTCGGCCACTACTACCTGCAACTCATGCCGCCGCTCGCCCTCTTGGGCACGGCAGCGCTGCAGATCCTGCCGCGCGAGCGCACGGTCCGCGCCATCGTCGTCTCCGCGTGCGCGTGCGCCGTGTTCCTGGGGTGGGGCCTGCTCGCGCCGCGCCCCGAACTGGCCCACGCCACACGTCTCGCGGAGACCGTCAGGGCGCACACCGCGCCGGACGACCGCGTGCTGTTCTGGGGCATACACCCCGAGGCGTACTGGCTCGCCGACCGCGCCCCCGCGAGCCGCTACCTCACGGCCGGACTGCTCACCAACTACAGCGGCGGCAGGAACGGGCCCCAGGTGGGCGAGAAGTACGCGGTCGACGGCGCCTGGCCGGTCTTCCGCGAGGAGCTGCGCAGCCACCCCCCGGCCGTCGTCGTCGACGACTCACAGGGCAAGCGGTTCTCCCCGGACCGCGTCCCGGCACTGCGCCGGTTCCTCGCGGTCGGGTACGAGCCGGTGCTGCGGACGGGGGGAGCGGTGGTGTACGTACGGGTGGCGGGCTAG
- a CDS encoding NTP pyrophosphohydrolase, which yields MNTLVVVDAANVVGSVPDGWWHDRRGAAERLRDSLVRYAEEGLPGHPGPLEVVLVVEGAARGVESVPGVRVESASGSGDDRIVEVAASAAGRPCLVVTADRELRRRVGETGAECAGPRTVRP from the coding sequence ATGAATACTCTCGTCGTCGTCGATGCCGCGAACGTCGTCGGATCCGTGCCCGACGGGTGGTGGCACGACCGCCGGGGGGCCGCCGAGCGGCTGCGGGACTCCCTCGTCCGGTACGCTGAGGAGGGCCTGCCCGGGCATCCGGGGCCGCTGGAGGTCGTCCTGGTCGTGGAGGGCGCCGCGCGCGGCGTGGAGTCCGTGCCGGGCGTACGTGTGGAGAGCGCGTCCGGCAGCGGCGACGACCGGATCGTGGAGGTGGCCGCGAGCGCCGCGGGCCGCCCGTGTCTGGTCGTCACGGCCGACCGTGAGCTGCGCCGCAGGGTGGGCGAGACGGGCGCCGAGTGCGCGGGCCCCCGGACCGTACGCCCCTGA
- a CDS encoding 3-hydroxyacyl-CoA dehydrogenase NAD-binding domain-containing protein has product MSTTTTELLKGAAELFPDEVVTQAHVRHLDLPHGAGRFALITLDNGFDHTKPTTFGPQSLANLNTAIDQVEKEASEGTIVGVGITGKPFIFAVGADLKGVELLKKHDDALAIGKGGHEVFKRLSGLAVPTFAYYNGAAMGGGVEVGLHCSYRTVSKALPAFSLPEVFLGLVPGWGGCALLPNLIGADKAVSVIIENSLNQNRQLKGKQVFELGIADALFEGADFLEQSLIWTASVLNGKTEVVRPEIDRGEGWDAAVARGRAIADSKVHGAAPAAYRALEIIEAAKNGDLQAGFDAEDTALADLIMGGELRAGIYSFNLVQKRGKRPAGAPDKNLARPVTKVGVVGAGLMASQLALLFLRRLEVPVVLTDIDQERIDKGVGYVHEEIDKLLLKGRINQDKANRLKALVSGVLDKAEGFSDADFVIEAVFEEIGVKQQVFAEVEAVAPAHAILATNTSSLSVSEMASKLKHPERVVGFHFFNPVAILPLLEIVRGERTDDASLATAFGVAKKLKKTAVLVKDAPAFVVNRILTRFMGEIQNVIDEGTPVAVAEKGVEPLGLPMSPLVLLELVGPAIGLHVSETLNRAFPERFTVSPNLAAVVKAGKRGFYVYDSGRPELDPEVAALLKQGDSVLTEEQVRDRVLDAVAQEIGLMLDEGVVAEAQDIDLCLITGAGWPFHLGGITPYLDREGVSERVNGKRFLAQGVASVPA; this is encoded by the coding sequence ATGAGCACCACGACCACCGAGCTCCTGAAGGGTGCGGCCGAGCTGTTCCCCGACGAGGTCGTCACGCAGGCGCACGTACGCCACCTCGACCTCCCCCACGGTGCCGGGCGCTTCGCGCTGATCACCCTCGACAACGGCTTCGACCACACCAAGCCGACCACCTTCGGGCCGCAGTCCCTCGCCAACCTGAACACGGCGATCGACCAGGTCGAGAAGGAGGCCTCCGAGGGCACGATCGTCGGCGTCGGCATCACCGGCAAGCCGTTCATCTTCGCCGTCGGCGCCGACCTCAAGGGCGTCGAGCTGCTGAAGAAGCACGACGACGCGCTCGCCATCGGCAAGGGCGGGCACGAGGTCTTCAAGCGGCTCTCCGGGCTCGCCGTGCCGACCTTCGCGTACTACAACGGTGCCGCGATGGGCGGTGGCGTCGAGGTCGGTCTGCACTGCTCGTACCGCACCGTCTCCAAGGCGCTGCCCGCGTTCTCGCTGCCCGAGGTCTTCCTCGGCCTGGTCCCGGGCTGGGGCGGCTGCGCGCTGCTCCCGAACCTGATCGGCGCCGACAAGGCCGTCTCGGTCATCATCGAGAACTCGCTGAACCAGAACCGTCAGCTCAAGGGCAAGCAGGTCTTCGAGCTCGGCATCGCCGACGCGCTCTTCGAGGGCGCGGACTTCCTGGAGCAGTCGCTGATCTGGACGGCGTCCGTCCTCAACGGCAAGACCGAGGTCGTCCGCCCCGAGATCGACCGCGGCGAGGGCTGGGACGCCGCCGTCGCGCGCGGCCGTGCCATCGCCGACTCCAAGGTGCACGGCGCCGCTCCGGCCGCCTACCGCGCCCTGGAGATCATCGAGGCCGCCAAGAACGGCGACCTGCAGGCGGGCTTCGACGCCGAGGACACCGCGCTCGCCGACCTCATCATGGGCGGTGAACTGCGCGCGGGCATCTACTCGTTCAACCTCGTGCAGAAGCGCGGCAAGCGGCCTGCGGGCGCCCCGGACAAGAACCTCGCGCGTCCGGTCACCAAGGTCGGCGTCGTCGGCGCCGGTCTGATGGCCTCGCAGCTCGCGCTGCTCTTCCTGCGCCGCCTCGAGGTGCCGGTCGTGCTGACCGACATCGACCAGGAGCGCATCGACAAGGGCGTGGGCTATGTCCACGAGGAGATCGACAAGCTGCTCCTCAAGGGCCGTATCAACCAGGACAAGGCCAACCGCCTGAAGGCGCTCGTCTCCGGTGTCCTGGACAAGGCCGAGGGCTTCTCGGACGCCGACTTCGTCATCGAGGCCGTCTTCGAGGAGATCGGCGTCAAGCAGCAGGTGTTCGCCGAGGTCGAGGCCGTCGCTCCGGCGCACGCCATCCTCGCCACCAACACCTCCTCGCTCTCGGTCTCCGAGATGGCGTCGAAGCTGAAGCACCCCGAGCGGGTCGTCGGCTTCCACTTCTTCAACCCGGTCGCGATCCTGCCGCTCCTCGAGATCGTGCGCGGCGAGCGGACGGACGACGCGTCGCTGGCCACGGCCTTCGGTGTCGCCAAGAAGCTGAAGAAGACCGCGGTGCTCGTGAAGGACGCCCCGGCGTTCGTCGTGAACCGCATCCTCACGCGCTTCATGGGCGAGATCCAGAACGTCATCGACGAGGGCACCCCGGTCGCCGTCGCCGAGAAGGGCGTCGAGCCGCTCGGTCTGCCGATGTCGCCGCTGGTGCTCCTGGAGCTCGTCGGTCCGGCCATCGGTCTGCACGTGTCCGAGACCCTGAACCGCGCCTTCCCGGAGCGCTTCACGGTCTCCCCGAACCTCGCGGCCGTCGTCAAGGCGGGCAAGCGCGGCTTCTACGTGTACGACTCCGGTAGGCCGGAGCTCGACCCCGAGGTCGCCGCGCTCCTGAAGCAGGGCGACTCCGTCCTGACCGAGGAGCAGGTGCGGGACCGCGTGCTCGACGCGGTGGCGCAGGAGATCGGGCTCATGCTCGACGAGGGCGTCGTCGCCGAGGCCCAGGACATCGACCTCTGCCTGATCACCGGCGCGGGCTGGCCCTTCCACCTGGGCGGCATCACGCCGTACCTGGACCGTGAGGGCGTCAGCGAGCGGGTGAACGGGAAGCGGTTCCTGGCGCAGGGCGTGGCGAGCGTACCGGCGTAA
- a CDS encoding thiolase family protein — MPRTVRDVVFVDGVRTPFGKAGPKGIYHETRADDLVVKAIRELLRRNPDLDPAKIDEVAIAATTQIGDQGLTIGRTAGILAGLPQSVPGYSIDRMCAGALTAVTSVAGSVAFGAYDIAVAGGVEHMGRHPMGEGVDPNPRFVSEKLVDESALFMGMTAENLHDRYPSITKQRADEYAVRSQEKAAKAYADGKIQADLVPISVRRTNEEAGETGWGLATADEPMRPGTTLESLASLKTPFRTHGRVTAGNAAGLNDGATASLIASEEFARENGLPVKMRLVSYSFAGVEPEVMGYGPIPATEKALAQAGLTIGDIGLFEVNEAFAVQVLAFLEHYGIADDDARVNQYGGAIAFGHPLASSGVRLMTQLARQFEEQPEVRYGLTTMCVGFGMGATVIWENPHHKDAGGEA, encoded by the coding sequence GTGCCTCGTACCGTCAGGGACGTCGTCTTCGTGGACGGCGTCCGCACCCCGTTCGGCAAGGCGGGCCCGAAGGGCATCTACCACGAGACCCGTGCCGATGACCTCGTCGTGAAGGCCATCCGGGAGCTGCTGCGCCGCAACCCGGACCTCGACCCCGCCAAGATCGACGAGGTCGCCATCGCCGCGACCACGCAGATCGGCGACCAGGGTCTGACGATCGGCCGCACCGCCGGCATCCTCGCCGGGCTCCCGCAGTCCGTGCCCGGTTACTCCATCGACCGCATGTGCGCCGGCGCGCTGACCGCCGTGACGTCCGTCGCGGGCAGCGTGGCCTTCGGTGCGTACGACATCGCCGTCGCCGGTGGTGTCGAGCACATGGGCCGCCACCCCATGGGCGAGGGCGTCGACCCCAACCCGCGGTTCGTGAGCGAGAAGCTCGTCGACGAGTCCGCCCTGTTCATGGGCATGACCGCCGAGAACCTGCACGACCGCTACCCGAGCATCACCAAGCAGCGCGCCGACGAATACGCCGTGCGCTCGCAGGAGAAGGCCGCCAAGGCGTACGCCGACGGCAAGATCCAGGCCGACCTCGTGCCGATCTCCGTACGGCGCACGAACGAGGAGGCCGGTGAGACCGGCTGGGGCCTCGCCACCGCCGACGAGCCGATGCGTCCGGGGACGACCCTGGAGAGCCTCGCGAGCCTCAAGACGCCGTTCCGTACGCACGGACGCGTCACCGCGGGCAACGCCGCCGGTCTCAACGACGGTGCCACCGCCTCCCTCATCGCCTCCGAGGAGTTCGCTCGGGAGAACGGCCTGCCGGTCAAGATGCGGCTGGTCTCGTACTCCTTCGCGGGCGTCGAGCCCGAGGTCATGGGCTACGGCCCGATCCCGGCGACCGAGAAGGCCCTCGCCCAGGCGGGGCTGACGATCGGCGACATCGGTCTCTTCGAGGTCAACGAGGCCTTCGCCGTGCAGGTGCTCGCCTTCCTGGAGCACTACGGCATCGCGGACGACGACGCGCGCGTGAACCAGTACGGCGGCGCCATCGCGTTCGGCCACCCCCTCGCCTCCTCCGGCGTACGTCTGATGACGCAGCTGGCGCGGCAGTTCGAGGAGCAGCCGGAGGTCCGCTACGGCCTCACGACCATGTGCGTCGGCTTCGGCATGGGCGCGACGGTCATCTGGGAGAACCCCCACCACAAGGACGCCGGAGGCGAAGCATGA